From Salinibacterium sp. ZJ450, one genomic window encodes:
- a CDS encoding bifunctional nuclease family protein produces MVNVRIAGVAIDSRGQHLILLKPLTDDAGTGRMLPIWIGPQEATSILIALEGIEPPRPLSHDLMTTLLAAVGATVERVDVTRIDEGTYYAEITLRTAHGTLVIDSRPSDAIALAARVDAPISVADEVLEEAGIADESEQPHDDEEQRLAEFRKFLDEVDPDDFQG; encoded by the coding sequence ATGGTCAACGTGCGCATCGCCGGCGTCGCCATCGATTCCCGCGGGCAACACCTCATTCTGTTGAAACCGCTCACCGACGACGCGGGCACCGGCCGGATGCTGCCGATCTGGATTGGCCCGCAGGAGGCCACGTCGATCCTGATTGCGCTCGAGGGTATCGAGCCGCCGCGGCCGCTGTCGCACGACCTCATGACGACGCTGCTCGCGGCGGTGGGCGCCACCGTCGAGCGCGTCGACGTCACCCGCATCGACGAGGGCACCTACTACGCGGAGATCACGCTGCGCACCGCGCACGGCACGCTGGTGATCGACTCGCGCCCGTCCGACGCGATCGCCTTGGCAGCCAGAGTCGACGCCCCCATCTCAGTCGCCGACGAGGTGCTGGAGGAAGCGGGCATCGCGGACGAGAGCGAGCAGCCGCACGACGACGAGGAGCAACGGCTGGCCGAGTTCCGCAAGTTCCTCGACGAGGTCGACCCCGACGATTTCCAGGGCTGA
- a CDS encoding DUF2277 domain-containing protein — translation MCRNIHTLHNFEPAATDDEVHAAALQFVRKISGTTKPSKANIAAFEQAVEEIAHISRHLLDDLVTAAPPKNREVEAAKARARAATRYSAA, via the coding sequence ATGTGCAGGAACATCCATACTCTTCACAATTTCGAGCCGGCTGCCACCGACGATGAGGTCCATGCCGCCGCACTGCAGTTCGTCCGCAAGATCAGCGGCACGACCAAACCGTCGAAGGCGAACATCGCGGCATTCGAGCAGGCGGTCGAGGAGATCGCCCACATCTCGCGGCACCTGCTCGACGATCTGGTGACGGCCGCTCCCCCGAAGAACCGCGAGGTGGAGGCTGCCAAGGCGCGCGCCCGGGCCGCCACCCGCTATTCGGCAGCCTGA
- a CDS encoding ASCH domain-containing protein → MERTPAAPLDLAAAERFWAEYGTAHPAAADADPDHAVDRFGDSAELSDELLGLVVNGTKRATADLVDEFRARDEPLPRVGSHWVACDGPGKPTVILRSTELRIGTIASADAAFARDEGEDYGSLESWLTGHRRYWERTCAARGHSFTDDHEIVFERFQIVWPPELADTELGSAGHLSRQAAE, encoded by the coding sequence ATGGAACGCACGCCCGCCGCCCCACTCGACCTGGCGGCCGCCGAACGATTCTGGGCGGAGTACGGGACCGCGCATCCCGCCGCTGCCGATGCTGACCCAGATCACGCGGTCGACCGCTTCGGGGATTCGGCCGAACTCTCGGACGAACTCCTCGGGCTGGTTGTGAATGGCACGAAGCGGGCGACCGCCGACCTCGTCGACGAGTTCCGCGCCCGCGACGAACCGTTGCCGCGGGTCGGATCGCACTGGGTGGCATGCGACGGACCGGGAAAGCCGACGGTCATCCTGCGCAGCACGGAGCTGCGGATCGGCACCATTGCGAGCGCGGATGCCGCGTTTGCCCGCGACGAGGGGGAGGATTACGGCTCGCTCGAAAGCTGGCTGACTGGCCACCGCCGCTACTGGGAGCGCACCTGCGCCGCCCGCGGGCACAGCTTCACCGACGACCACGAGATTGTGTTCGAGCGGTTCCAGATCGTCTGGCCACCGGAGCTTGCCGACACGGAGCTCGGATCGGCCGGCCACCTGTCGCGTCAGGCTGCCGAATAG
- a CDS encoding bifunctional 2-polyprenyl-6-hydroxyphenol methylase/3-demethylubiquinol 3-O-methyltransferase UbiG, which produces MADESDPRRADRVDLHGGDWLELNRALWDELVPIHVASAMYDQSDLRAGTARLLPMEQQELDQLLPDGLTGIRVLHLQCHFGGDSLAIAQQGASVVGIDFSKPAILQARALAREVGLDGRARFVHANVYDARHILPEPESFDLVYTTWGTVGWLPDLDEWARIIAWYLKPGGALYFADGHPTAHVFDSSGSELPKFVYAYDTDGVADIVNESDDYADETATTTNTVTHEWMHPLSEIVTALQAAGLAIEFLHEHYEVPWKMYDSLVDHGNGLYGWPGKKWLPLGLSIGARA; this is translated from the coding sequence ATGGCTGACGAGTCGGATCCCCGCCGTGCTGATCGTGTCGATCTGCACGGCGGGGACTGGCTCGAGCTGAACCGGGCGCTCTGGGACGAGCTCGTCCCGATCCATGTGGCGAGCGCCATGTACGACCAGTCCGACCTGCGCGCCGGCACGGCGCGCCTGCTTCCGATGGAGCAGCAGGAACTCGACCAGCTGCTGCCCGACGGGCTGACCGGCATCCGGGTGCTGCACCTGCAATGCCACTTCGGCGGAGACAGCTTGGCGATCGCCCAGCAGGGCGCCAGCGTCGTCGGCATCGACTTCTCCAAGCCCGCCATCCTGCAGGCGAGAGCCCTGGCCCGCGAGGTCGGCCTGGACGGTCGGGCCCGGTTCGTGCACGCGAACGTCTACGACGCCCGGCACATCCTGCCCGAGCCGGAGTCCTTCGACCTCGTCTACACCACCTGGGGCACCGTGGGCTGGCTGCCCGACCTCGACGAGTGGGCGCGCATCATCGCCTGGTATCTGAAGCCGGGCGGTGCGCTGTACTTCGCCGACGGACATCCGACCGCCCACGTCTTCGACAGTTCCGGCTCAGAGCTGCCGAAGTTCGTCTACGCCTACGACACCGACGGTGTCGCCGACATCGTGAATGAGAGCGACGACTACGCCGACGAGACGGCGACCACCACGAACACGGTCACCCACGAGTGGATGCACCCGCTGTCCGAGATCGTGACGGCGCTGCAGGCGGCCGGCCTCGCCATCGAGTTTCTGCACGAGCACTATGAGGTGCCGTGGAAGATGTACGACTCGCTCGTCGATCACGGCAACGGACTCTATGGCTGGCCGGGCAAAAAGTGGCTGCCGCTGGGGCTGTCGATCGGTGCGCGCGCGTAA
- a CDS encoding UPF0182 family protein: MSNATPPANRSRATLAITAAVLAVLVILFFVFSGLYADVLWFDQLGFLNVLTTQWIATAVMFLIGFLAMAVPVWASIEIAFRRRPVYAKLNAQLDRYQQVIEPLRRLAMYGIPAVLGLFAGIAASSRWPVVLQWLNRTPFGETDPQFGLDIGFYVFELPFYHAVLAFASAVVLISGLAAVATSYLYGAFRVNGREVRISKTARVQLAITGALYLALQAISIWLDQYSTLTEASAGYLQTGAGYTEVHAVIPGRAILGGIAAVIAILFVVTAIIGRWRLPLIGTALLIVSSLVIGGVYPFIVQRFQVDPSEATVEAEFISRNIEATRAAYGVDVAESVPYNATTDAAPGALRADAETTANIRIIDPALVTDAFGQLQQFRNYYDFPPHLDVDRYEIDGKMTDTVIAVRELNQNGLGDDVSWYNSTVVYTHGYGVVAAYGNQRSADGQPVFLQSDIPTAGALGDFEPRVYFGESSPLYSIVGAPEGATDVELDYPSSDQEGAQNTTTTFEDNGGPLLDNFFKKLVYAIKFQSEQIVLSDAVNNESQILYDRDPRERVQKVAPYLTLDSDAYPAVVDEKLVWIVDGYTTTSEYPYSRVEQLEDVIADTYTPQPVVAFNDINYIRNSVKATVDAYDGSVTLYAWDEEDPLLQTWQKIFPTTVEPISKISGELMSHVRYPADLFKVQRAILGTYHVTGPGSFYSRDDAWVTPNEPTATTTNPPLQPPYYLTMQMPGQTAPAFSIYSTYIPSGSAESSRNVLFGYLSANADAGNTAGEVSEDYGKLTLLTLPRETVVPGPGQVQANFNADPTVSRELNLLRQGETSVLSGNLLTLPVGGGLLYVQPVYVKSTTETSYPVLQKILVSFGDQIAFEDTLDAALDSLFGGDSGADAGDTGLPPVEEVPGGTPTTPETPTTPETPAPGAEADLQSALEDANNALREREAAYAANDLVAAAEADERLQAALERAIAASNVIEGQ; encoded by the coding sequence TTGTCTAACGCAACGCCGCCCGCCAATCGCTCACGCGCCACGCTCGCCATCACGGCAGCCGTGCTCGCGGTGCTGGTCATTCTGTTCTTTGTGTTCTCCGGGCTCTACGCCGACGTGCTGTGGTTCGACCAGCTGGGCTTCCTCAACGTGCTCACCACGCAGTGGATCGCCACCGCGGTGATGTTCCTGATCGGGTTCCTGGCCATGGCCGTCCCGGTCTGGGCGAGCATCGAGATCGCGTTCCGCCGGCGTCCGGTCTACGCCAAGCTGAACGCGCAGCTCGACCGCTACCAGCAGGTGATCGAGCCGCTGCGTCGCCTCGCCATGTACGGCATCCCGGCGGTGCTCGGCCTGTTCGCCGGTATCGCCGCCTCAAGCCGCTGGCCGGTGGTGCTGCAGTGGCTGAACCGCACGCCGTTCGGTGAGACCGACCCGCAGTTCGGGCTCGACATCGGCTTCTACGTCTTCGAACTGCCGTTCTACCACGCCGTTCTGGCCTTCGCCTCCGCGGTCGTGCTGATCTCCGGCCTCGCCGCGGTCGCCACCAGCTACCTCTACGGCGCCTTCCGGGTGAATGGTCGCGAGGTTCGCATCTCGAAGACCGCACGGGTGCAGCTGGCCATTACCGGCGCGCTCTACCTGGCCCTGCAGGCAATCAGCATCTGGCTTGACCAGTACTCCACCCTCACCGAGGCGAGCGCCGGCTACCTGCAGACCGGTGCCGGCTACACCGAGGTGCATGCGGTGATCCCGGGCCGCGCCATCCTGGGTGGCATTGCAGCCGTCATCGCCATCCTGTTCGTGGTCACCGCGATCATCGGCCGCTGGCGTCTGCCGCTGATCGGTACCGCGCTGCTGATCGTGTCGAGCCTCGTCATCGGTGGGGTGTACCCGTTCATCGTGCAGCGCTTCCAGGTCGACCCGAGTGAGGCGACCGTCGAAGCGGAGTTCATCTCCCGCAACATCGAGGCCACCCGCGCGGCCTACGGCGTCGACGTCGCCGAGTCGGTGCCGTACAACGCCACCACCGACGCGGCCCCCGGTGCGCTGCGCGCCGACGCCGAGACCACCGCGAACATCCGCATCATCGACCCCGCGCTCGTCACCGACGCGTTCGGGCAGTTGCAGCAGTTCCGCAACTACTACGACTTCCCGCCGCACCTCGACGTCGACCGCTACGAAATCGACGGCAAGATGACCGACACCGTGATCGCCGTGCGTGAGCTGAACCAGAACGGACTCGGCGACGACGTCAGCTGGTACAACAGCACGGTCGTCTACACACACGGATATGGTGTGGTCGCGGCATACGGCAACCAGCGCTCGGCCGATGGCCAGCCGGTGTTCCTGCAGTCCGACATCCCCACGGCCGGCGCGCTCGGCGATTTCGAGCCCCGGGTGTACTTCGGTGAGTCCTCGCCGCTGTATTCCATCGTGGGCGCACCCGAAGGTGCCACGGACGTCGAGCTCGACTACCCGTCCAGCGACCAGGAAGGTGCCCAGAACACCACCACCACCTTCGAGGACAACGGCGGCCCGTTGCTCGACAACTTCTTCAAGAAGCTGGTCTACGCGATCAAATTCCAGTCAGAGCAGATCGTGCTGTCGGATGCCGTGAACAACGAGTCGCAGATCCTCTACGACCGCGACCCGCGCGAGCGCGTGCAGAAGGTCGCCCCGTACCTCACCCTCGACAGCGACGCCTACCCGGCGGTCGTTGACGAGAAGCTGGTCTGGATCGTCGACGGCTACACCACCACCTCCGAGTACCCGTACTCGCGGGTGGAACAGCTCGAAGACGTGATCGCCGACACCTACACGCCGCAGCCGGTGGTGGCGTTCAACGACATCAACTACATCCGCAACTCGGTGAAGGCCACCGTCGACGCCTACGACGGCAGCGTGACGCTGTACGCCTGGGACGAGGAAGACCCGCTGCTGCAGACCTGGCAGAAGATCTTCCCGACCACGGTAGAACCGATCAGCAAGATCAGCGGCGAGCTGATGAGCCACGTGCGTTACCCGGCTGACCTGTTCAAGGTGCAGCGCGCCATCCTCGGCACCTACCACGTGACCGGCCCGGGTTCGTTCTACTCGCGGGATGACGCGTGGGTGACGCCGAACGAGCCCACCGCGACCACGACGAACCCGCCGCTGCAGCCGCCGTACTACCTGACGATGCAGATGCCGGGGCAGACGGCTCCTGCGTTCTCGATCTACTCGACGTACATTCCGAGCGGTAGCGCTGAATCCAGCCGAAATGTGCTGTTCGGTTACCTGTCGGCGAACGCCGACGCGGGGAATACTGCGGGAGAAGTCTCGGAGGATTACGGCAAGCTAACGCTGTTGACCCTGCCCAGGGAGACGGTGGTGCCGGGTCCGGGCCAGGTGCAGGCGAACTTCAACGCCGACCCCACCGTCTCGCGCGAGCTGAACCTGTTGCGACAGGGTGAGACCAGCGTGCTGAGCGGTAACCTGCTCACCCTTCCGGTGGGTGGAGGTCTGCTTTACGTGCAGCCGGTCTATGTGAAGTCCACGACGGAGACCTCGTATCCCGTTCTGCAGAAGATCCTGGTGTCGTTCGGCGACCAGATCGCGTTCGAGGACACCCTCGACGCGGCACTGGACTCGCTGTTCGGCGGAGACTCGGGCGCGGATGCCGGCGATACCGGTCTGCCCCCGGTCGAGGAGGTCCCGGGTGGGACGCCCACCACGCCGGAGACTCCCACCACGCCCGAGACACCGGCCCCGGGTGCCGAAGCGGACCTGCAGTCCGCGCTGGAGGACGCCAACAACGCGCTGCGGGAGCGCGAGGCCGCGTACGCCGCGAACGACCTGGTCGCCGCAGCCGAGGCCGACGAGCGCCTGCAGGCCGCGCTGGAGCGCGCGATCGCGGCGAGCAACGTGATTGAGGGCCAGTAG
- a CDS encoding PDZ domain-containing protein — MGALAAASLALIPAPYVIEKPGPVFDTLGEVTVEKQQVPLISIPTEETYPTEGSLNLLTVSVTGNPEHLPGWLSVIGAWFTQSQAVVPVESVFPEGVTEKQSSEQSRVDMENSQREAVASALTELGYQFTSQLTVVETQRDGASDGLLAVGDTIISLNGQTFTDVTGLRAAIAENGTSKPATLVIERDGETREVQVTPELSDSPEPTPVVGILIGGSYDFPFEVDIQIENVGGPSAGMMFALGIVDKLTPGALTGGEDVAGTGTINASGEVGGIGGIRQKMHGAVEAGADWFLAPQANCAEVAGNVPDGLEVFAVSTLDDAIAALDGIAAGDTAALPGCSAE; from the coding sequence GTGGGCGCGCTCGCTGCCGCCAGCCTCGCGCTGATCCCCGCGCCGTATGTGATCGAGAAGCCCGGGCCGGTCTTCGACACCCTCGGTGAGGTCACGGTCGAGAAGCAGCAGGTGCCGCTCATCTCGATCCCGACCGAGGAGACCTATCCCACCGAGGGCTCGCTGAACCTGCTCACCGTCAGTGTGACCGGCAACCCCGAGCACCTGCCCGGCTGGCTCAGCGTGATCGGTGCCTGGTTCACCCAGAGCCAGGCGGTCGTGCCAGTGGAGAGCGTCTTCCCCGAGGGCGTCACCGAGAAGCAGTCGAGCGAACAGAGCCGCGTCGACATGGAGAACTCGCAGCGCGAGGCGGTCGCCTCGGCGCTCACCGAGCTCGGCTACCAGTTCACCAGCCAACTCACCGTGGTCGAAACCCAGAGGGACGGGGCATCCGATGGTCTGCTCGCCGTCGGCGACACCATCATCAGCCTGAACGGCCAGACGTTCACGGATGTCACCGGCCTCCGCGCCGCGATCGCCGAGAACGGCACATCAAAGCCGGCGACCCTCGTGATCGAACGCGACGGTGAGACCCGCGAAGTGCAGGTGACGCCCGAGCTCAGCGACAGCCCCGAGCCCACCCCGGTGGTCGGCATCCTGATCGGCGGCAGCTACGACTTCCCGTTCGAGGTCGACATCCAGATCGAGAACGTCGGCGGTCCGAGCGCCGGCATGATGTTCGCCTTGGGCATCGTCGACAAACTCACTCCCGGCGCATTGACCGGGGGAGAGGATGTCGCGGGCACGGGCACCATCAACGCCTCCGGCGAGGTCGGCGGGATCGGCGGCATCCGGCAGAAGATGCACGGCGCCGTCGAGGCGGGCGCGGACTGGTTCCTCGCCCCGCAGGCCAACTGCGCCGAGGTGGCCGGCAACGTTCCGGACGGCCTCGAGGTGTTCGCCGTGTCGACTCTGGATGACGCCATCGCGGCGCTGGACGGCATCGCCGCCGGCGACACCGCCGCACTGCCCGGCTGCTCCGCCGAGTAG